Part of the Methanothermobacter sp. MT-2 genome is shown below.
GATGACAAGGGAGGTTATAGACGAGGATGGTTGGCTGCATAGTGGAGATCTTGCTGTTATGGACGAGGAAGGCTACTATTCTATTGTTGGAAGGATCAAGGACATGATTATAAGAGGCGGTGAAAACATTTATCCAAGGGAGATTGAAGAATTCCTACATACCATGCCAGGTATCAAGGATGTTCAAGTAGTGGGCATACCAGATGAAAAATATGGTGAAATAGTCGGAGCATTCGTCATAAAAGAAGAAAACGCTGATATAAAAGAAGAAGATGTTAGAGACTATGCTATAGAAAGGATAGCCCGTTACAAGGTGCCAAAGCACGTGTTCTTCGTGGAGGAGTTCCCATTAACAGCCAGCGGCAAAGTCCAGAAATTCAAACTACGAGAAATGGCAGTTAAACTACTAAAAAAGAAGAAAGAGGAAAATGATAGTATTAAATAGGAAAAAAAGGATAATAGAACTATTACCCATTGGAAATGCTAAAGGGGGTTTAAACTCACGCAAAAAACCACTATTCCATGGTTACATCCGCCTGAAAAAAACTCCAAATGGGCCCAGGATAAAACGCTTCATCATAAAAAAAGGTGAAAAAGAAAAACCAACACCCCCAAAAGAGGCCATAAAACTTCTAAGGGAACAATTAGTATTCCTACCAGAAAAAGACGAGGAAATAGAAGATTTCCTAGGATCCTTTAATATTAGAAACCGTTATGCCCATATATGCAAACATTGCCTACTTGAAGGATATGTTACAATCATCACACCAGAATCCTCATTCAAATACCATAACCAGAGAATATGCAGACAGTGCGCCAATGCAGTGATAAAAAGAGAAATAAAATACAAGGGGATGGACAAGACAACATTCAAAAACTTTAACAGAATCCTAAAGAGAACAGGAGACTTGGAAAAAGTCCTAAAGATATTCGAACCCCGCTTCAACCCCATAAAAGAATCTGAACTAACACTCTACGACAAAATAACCTCCTCAAAGGAAGAAAAAACCAAAATTTTCGTGGATGAACTGAGAATACCCCAAAAACTCAAATCCATACTAAAAAAGTATGGGAACAATCAACTTTTACCCGTGCAAAAACTCGCAATAGAAAACGGCCTCTTGGAAGGCGAAAATTTACTGATAGTTTCTGCCACTGCAAGCGGAAAAACCCTAATAGGAGAACTGGCAGGAGTGCCCAAAGCTTTGAAGGGCGAAAAATTCCTATTTTTAACACCACTTGTAGCCCTTGCAAACCAGAAATACCACGACTTCAAATCCAAATACTCAAAGATCGGCCTAAAAACAGCCATAAAAGTTGGTATGAACAGGGTGCAGGCCAGGGGAGAGCTTGTAATACCAGACGCCGATGTCAGAGGAGCGGATATAATCGTGGGCACCTATGAGGGCATAGACTTCATCCTAAGATCCAACAAATCCAGTATACTAGGAAAAGTTGGTGTTGTGGTCATTGATGAAATACACACACTAGATGACGAGGAAAGAGGTTCACGATTAAATGGGATGATATCAAGATTAAGGAAGATATTCCCAGAAGCCCAGATCATAGCATTATCAGCAACAGTAGACAATCCAGAAGAGATAGCATCAGCCTTTAATTTGAAATTAATAGAATATGATAAAAGACCAGTAACATTAGAAAGACATGTTATATTCCCAAAAAGTGAAGAGGAAAAAAGAGATATTATCGCGAAATTAACCACCAGAGAATTTAAACACCTATCAAAAAAGGGATTCCATGGACAAACTATAATATTCACAAACTCCCGTAGAAAAACAAGATTAATAGCAAATTATCTCCAAAGGAGAGGGATCAGAGCAGAAGCATACCACGCAGGATTATCCTATAGGCAAAGAAGAAGGATCGAGGATAAATTCACATCCCAAAGATTAGCTGCGGTGGTCACAACAGCAGCACTAGCAGCAGGAGTTGATTTCCCAGCTTCACAGGTGATATTTGAGACTCTACTCATGGGAAACAGGTGGATAACCCCCAATGAATTCTCCCAGATGCTTGGAAGAGCCGGAAGACCATCATACCACGACAGGGGCCTAATATACCTATTAGCAGAAATTGGAATGACATTCGATGGGGAAACAGAAGAATCAAAGGCCATAGAATTACTCGAAACAAGCCTAGACCCTGTTAACATCTATTATACCAAAGAGGATGCCATGGAACACCTACTAGCAGATATAAGCTCAAATGCCATTAAAGACACCAGAGACCTTGAAAGGAACCCACAATGGCCTATCAGCCCAAAAGAAGCCCTTAAAGTCTTGGAATCATATGATCTTATAAGAGAAGATAATGGAAGGTTAAAAGCTACAGATTATGGTTTGGCGGTTTCTAAGTCTTTCCTGAAACCCGAAGAGGCGGAATATATAAAGGAGAGCTTGGATGGATTGAATCCCCTTGAAATCGCCCTTTCAATGGAGCCATTTGAGAATGCTTACCTTTCAAATCGTCTGCACAACCAGCTAACCCAAAGGTTACAAGTTAAATTTTCAAATAGACTATTCTCAGATTCAACACTAGACATAATCTTTAATGGAGACAACCTTATAAAATTGGATGAAAAACTCCAAGAAGCGGTTCTCAATATACAAATTGACCTATTATCCTGTGAATGTAAAGAAAGGCCATTCTGTAATTGTATACAGGATAAACTTTCAGAGTATATTGTTAAAATGCGACTAAGGGGAAAAGATCCCTCTGATATAAGTAGGATGCTGATTAAAAGATACCAAATCCAAGCATATTCAGGTGACATATTCAATTGGCTCGACTCACTGCTAAGAACGCTTGAAAGTATAAAGAGGATTGCGATAGCATTTAAAAAACATGACAAGGTGAAGGAGTCTTCTAGAATACTGAAAGCCATTGAAACAGGCAGAAAAATCCAAGATTTAGCTTTTTAGGTGGGATTTTACAATGGATAAAAATAAGTTGTATTACATTATACCTCCATTGATTGTCTTCATAATCTGCCTTTGGACAACCTTAAAATATAAGTGGCCCCTTGGATGGGATGTTTTCTATCATATACACCTTGCAAAGGTTTATATGAGTAGGGGTTTCACATTCTTCGACCCACTCTATAATGCGCCTAAGGGCAATCTTATCAACTATCCTCCACTATTCCATATTCTCTTGGCCTTTTTATCATTAGTCTCTGGTATAGGCCCATTTGATATTGTAAGGTTTATGCAACCATTCATAGCTGCCCTTATAATTTTATCAGTTACTATTGTTGGTTCGCGTTTTTATGATAGGTTTGTTGGTTTATCTGCTGGGATGCTTTTAATATCGGCTTTTATCGCTACAAGAATCATTTTACCATTACCAGAGAACATAGCCTTAATACTTCTACCATTTAGCATATATTTTTATTATAAGTCCATTAAAGATTCCAAGATGAAGTTTGCATGTTTATCAGGGGCTTTAATGGGGATTATCGCACTTATACACCCAGCAGCTACCCTATGTCTTTTCATCTCCATCACATCCATAACATTAGCTTTACTATTAGCTGCATTTAGAGAGTATATCAATTTTAGGGATGTTATATTAGATTATGGGATTTTCTTTTTCACAGGTTTTCTTATTGCAGCTATTTGGTGGCTACCATCACTCTATATTAAAAGCCTTGGAGTCCCTGGAGGTATCCAAACATCACTCACGAGTTCTATAGGGACTAGTATCTTAAATTATCCAGGGGCCTTAGGTTATCTTGTCTGCGGATTCTCTATTATAGGATTGGTTTCAGCCTATAAGAGATTCGGTTTAAGGGAACTTTTCATCATATCATGGATTCTTTCAATGCTCATACTCTCAAAGGCTTATTATTTTGGTGTTAATGTCATCTCATACAGGGTTCTTATTTATATACTGTTACCATTGTCTATATTGGCAGGTTTTGGCCTAGAATTTGCTTTCAGGAATGTTAAAAGAAAAAGTGGGAGTTTAGCTTGTATCATTTTAGTTTTTGTCTTCCTATTTTCAGTTTTTCAAGGTTTTGGGAACCTTTCAGGTTCTAAGGTTGCGGATTTTGGTGTTTTAACAGATTATGGTAGGGTTCCTATCGCGCCACCCACCCATGGGGAAGTTGAACTTGCTGAATGGTTTAAGAGCGGGGCTGAGAAGGGTAAGATTGCATCGTTTTCAAATTATTATACGGGCGTTTTTGTCATGGCATATTCAGGTCAGCCGGTTAATTCTCTATTGCAGGATTCTCTGGGGGTTCCGGGGAGGGATGAACTTTCCAGGGAAAATATAGGATATCTTGTCTATGATAAGAGGTTGATGATGAATGATACTATACCATTTGTATTATCTGGTAAGCTATTATATTATAATCCGAAGTTGGTTAATTTAAGTGATTTGAATTATGATTACTTGGAGAAGGTTTATGAGAATGAAGATTTTGTTGTTTATATGGTGGTCTAGTTTGGGCAGGTCATGTCCCTGCATGTCCCGGCATATTCGATGGATTCTGGGAACCTTAGAACTTCTCTCTTTTTACTCCCATAGCGATAAACTGTTATACCTTTACATCCAAGTTTATAGGCTGTTTTGAAAACCTTCTCCACATCTTCTGGTTTCGCATCCCTTGGGAGGTTCACGGTTTTTGAAACTGCATTGTCCACATGTTTTTGGAATGTTGCCTGCATTTTCACATGGAAGATGGGGTCTATTTCATGGGCTGTTACAAAAAGACGTTTTATCTTAGCTGGGATTCCCTCGATTTTGTTTAGGGATCCTTCCTTGGCTATTTTTTCCATGAGTTTCTTGTCATAGAATCCTTTTTTTTTCGCCTCTGCTTCGAAGAGTGGGTTTACATCCACAAGTTTTCTGTCGAGGATTTCTCTTATAAATGAGACGGCGAATATGGGTTCTATGCTACTTGTAACACCTGCTATTATACTAAGTGAACCTGTGGGGGCTATTGTTGTGAGTGTGGCGTTCCTCATACACTCGAAACCTTCTTGATACCATCTGCTTTCTTTGAATGCTGGGAATGAGCCTCTTTGGAGTGCAAGTTCCATTGAAGCCTTTTGGGCTTCGGATTTTATATGTGACATGAGTTTGTCAGCTATATTGAGCGCTGATTTTGAATTGTAAGCTATGCCCAGTTTTATTAGCATGTCGGCAAAGCCCATGACACCTAATCCTATTTTACGGGTCTTTTTTGTGGTTTCTTCGATTTTTTTTATGGGATAAGTGTTGATGTCAATTACGTTATCAAGGAAATGAACAGCCACTTTCACTGTTCTTGATAGCCTTTCCCAGTTTATCTTACCATTCTCTACCATGAGGGATAGGTTTATCGATCCAAGGTTGCATGATTCATATGGTAGTAGTGGTTGTTCCCCACAGTTGTGGACATAGAATCCATTGGCATCAAAGGCATTTATACCAGGAACATGGATGTCATAGACTGTCTCTATGCTATCTGGTATTATATTTTTTACGGTTGCAAAGGTTTCATGGCTTTTAACCATCTTTAGTTGCGATTGTGATGAATTATTGATATTTGTGAATATCCCTAATCTTAGGAGCATCCTTTGCAAGATCCTTGCAGTTTCAAAATCTCCTTCAAATAATATTTTTGAATTGGAGTCAAGAAGGCCCTTGAATAGTCCAGTGTAGAATTTTGAGGAGGCCTTCTCAATTTCATCTGTGATTTTCACATCCTTTAATTTGGGGTTATCCCATCCGTTAAGAGCAAGACCTGTAGTGTACCCGTCATCTTCTGTGAATTTACCATCCCATTCAAGGCTTTTGTGGCTGTTTATGATTACTTTGTCACCTATTTTTAATTCTGATAATTTTCTCCATTTGACTTTGCCATCTGATGATAATTTGAGGATCCTATGTTCTGGTGTAAGACGTAATTGGAAACCTTCCACTGTCTCTAGCCTATATAATCTTCTCTTACCTGTTGGGAAGAATCCTCCAGGAGATTTCCACCTTTTTCCATTTAATATGATCTCGCAATCTTCCCCTATTAATTCTTTAACCTGTTTTGGGCCCTTGGATGTCATTATCCATGTGTCTTGGCTGACACAGGGGTTTGTGGCTTCTATACTGCCAAGGGTTGGTGTTGGGTTTGCTCTGTTTATAGCGTCCTTGAATAGTATTCCTGGGTCTCCTCTTTTCCATGCCATTTTAACAAGTTTATTGAATATTTCCTGGGATGGTAAGGTGTCTGTGACTTCGCCTGTGCGGGGATTTATGAGTTCACATTCTTTATTAGATGCCAGGCCATCCATGAAATCGTCATTTACCATCACAGAAAGGTTAAAGTTGTTGAATGCTCCTTCTTCTTTCTTTGCTTCTATGAATTCTATGATGTCTGGGTGGTTGACATCTAGTATGCCCATGTTGGCTCCTCTTCTTCTGCCGCCTTGTTTTATAACTTCTGTTGCAACATCGAATATCCTCATAAAGGATACTGGGCCGGATGCAACACCCATGGTTGAACCTACAATGTCGCCTTTTGGTCTGAGATGTGAAAATGAGAAACCAACCCCGCCACCTGATTTGTGGATAAGGGCCATGTATTTGAGTGCATCGAATATGCTGTCCATTGAATCTTTTATTGGTAGGACGAAGCATGCTGATAGTTGGTTTATTGGCGTGCCAGCGTTCATTAGGGTTGGTGAGTTTGGTAGGAATTCAAGTCTGCTCATTATATTATAGAATTCCTTTGCAGTTGTTTCGGTGTCGCCATCATATTTTTCTTCTGCTTGTGCAACTGCGAGGGCAACTCTCTTGAACATTTCCTTGGGGGTTTCTATTATTTTTCCTCTTTCGTTTTTGAGGAGGTATCTTTCCTTGAGGACCTTCAGGGCATTTGGAGTTAATTTCATGGGGGGACACCTAAACTTTTAGGGGGGTGGGGATTCATCTAATTTTTTTATGTCTTCTATTATACTTTTCAGGGCTTCTTCTAGGAGTGATCTTCCAAGTGTTGGATCCGCGCTTATACCCTCATTTTCTAATTGTCTCGCAGCTTCATCTATCTTCTTGTCCCGTTCACGGGCTTCCTTGAAGCCTATCATCCCTATCTCGGGATATTTTTCAATGTTTTGACATTCTTGGAGTCTTTTAGGGTCTGCTATCCCTAGGACTAGGCCTATTGAAAGTTCACCTGATCCGGCGTGGGGGCCTTCTATTTCAATTATCCTGTTATTTAGTTTTATCTTTATTCCGATTTCCTCTGCAACTTTGTCTAGGTATTTTTTTATTGGCATGTTGCCTCCATGCCCATTTACTATGAGGACCTTTTGGATTTGGAGTGACCTTTTTGCACATTCTAGGATTGGTTTCAAGTGTTTGTCCACTAGTTCTCTTGGTTTGATGTGTATTCCATGTCTTATATAGGGGTGTTCTGTCGCTGCATAAACTATGCCCAGGAATTTGGCTCCTGTCCTGTTGCTTGCTTTAAGGGCTAGGTATGATGATATTTTGGCATCGGTATCTATGGGTAGTGCTGGGCCATGGTTTTCTAGGTGGGAGCCTAGGGCTAGTATACCTATCCTGTGGATGGTAGCTGATAGGACGTTACCTGAATTATAGTTTAATTTTATATTTTCAGGTTCCATATTTTGTCTCCAATGTAATGTATGGTTTTTATTGCTTTTCCTTTTCTATTTTTGATCATGGAGGCGCCATCTGTTAGACTTATTCCTATTGTTATGGGTTTGGCGTGTTTTTCATCTACTACTATTACTAGGTCTCCCTTTTTTATATTTGGGTCGGCGTCAACTATACCTGGGCTCATCACATCCGCACCGTTTGCAAGGAATTTAACAGCTCCCATGTCAACCACAACGCGATTGGATTCTGCGCTGCTTTTAAGGGCGCCTTTGAGGGTGGGGAAGGGCTTTTCACCTATTAACATGATCAGTGGTTCTCCATCAACTAGTAGTAATGGGTAGGGTTCCGTTTCAAGGAATTCAACAATGGCATTTTTTGGGATGAGACTGGAATAATCTGCTAATCCTTCCTTTATCCTTCTAAGTTCCCTTTTCTTTAAATGGTATCTTTTCCTCACTTTCAAGGGGTCTCACCATAAGTCGCTACTAAACTCTCCCCCTCTGTTCTAAAAGGGGCGATATGAGGGTGGATGGGTGAACAATATTATATAGTGGTAATATCCATATAATAGTATATGAGATCTGTGGGGAGAGTGGAAAAGCCCTTGAACGCCTCTGCAGATCTTGCCCTTTTATGAACCTTAAATACATTTAAATACTTGGCATGTTGATATCTTTGATCTTGGCATTGAGGACTTTCAAACCTCCGATAAA
Proteins encoded:
- a CDS encoding ATP-dependent RNA helicase related protein; this translates as MIVLNRKKRIIELLPIGNAKGGLNSRKKPLFHGYIRLKKTPNGPRIKRFIIKKGEKEKPTPPKEAIKLLREQLVFLPEKDEEIEDFLGSFNIRNRYAHICKHCLLEGYVTIITPESSFKYHNQRICRQCANAVIKREIKYKGMDKTTFKNFNRILKRTGDLEKVLKIFEPRFNPIKESELTLYDKITSSKEEKTKIFVDELRIPQKLKSILKKYGNNQLLPVQKLAIENGLLEGENLLIVSATASGKTLIGELAGVPKALKGEKFLFLTPLVALANQKYHDFKSKYSKIGLKTAIKVGMNRVQARGELVIPDADVRGADIIVGTYEGIDFILRSNKSSILGKVGVVVIDEIHTLDDEERGSRLNGMISRLRKIFPEAQIIALSATVDNPEEIASAFNLKLIEYDKRPVTLERHVIFPKSEEEKRDIIAKLTTREFKHLSKKGFHGQTIIFTNSRRKTRLIANYLQRRGIRAEAYHAGLSYRQRRRIEDKFTSQRLAAVVTTAALAAGVDFPASQVIFETLLMGNRWITPNEFSQMLGRAGRPSYHDRGLIYLLAEIGMTFDGETEESKAIELLETSLDPVNIYYTKEDAMEHLLADISSNAIKDTRDLERNPQWPISPKEALKVLESYDLIREDNGRLKATDYGLAVSKSFLKPEEAEYIKESLDGLNPLEIALSMEPFENAYLSNRLHNQLTQRLQVKFSNRLFSDSTLDIIFNGDNLIKLDEKLQEAVLNIQIDLLSCECKERPFCNCIQDKLSEYIVKMRLRGKDPSDISRMLIKRYQIQAYSGDIFNWLDSLLRTLESIKRIAIAFKKHDKVKESSRILKAIETGRKIQDLAF
- a CDS encoding ribonucleoside-diphosphate reductase, whose amino-acid sequence is MKLTPNALKVLKERYLLKNERGKIIETPKEMFKRVALAVAQAEEKYDGDTETTAKEFYNIMSRLEFLPNSPTLMNAGTPINQLSACFVLPIKDSMDSIFDALKYMALIHKSGGGVGFSFSHLRPKGDIVGSTMGVASGPVSFMRIFDVATEVIKQGGRRRGANMGILDVNHPDIIEFIEAKKEEGAFNNFNLSVMVNDDFMDGLASNKECELINPRTGEVTDTLPSQEIFNKLVKMAWKRGDPGILFKDAINRANPTPTLGSIEATNPCVSQDTWIMTSKGPKQVKELIGEDCEIILNGKRWKSPGGFFPTGKRRLYRLETVEGFQLRLTPEHRILKLSSDGKVKWRKLSELKIGDKVIINSHKSLEWDGKFTEDDGYTTGLALNGWDNPKLKDVKITDEIEKASSKFYTGLFKGLLDSNSKILFEGDFETARILQRMLLRLGIFTNINNSSQSQLKMVKSHETFATVKNIIPDSIETVYDIHVPGINAFDANGFYVHNCGEQPLLPYESCNLGSINLSLMVENGKINWERLSRTVKVAVHFLDNVIDINTYPIKKIEETTKKTRKIGLGVMGFADMLIKLGIAYNSKSALNIADKLMSHIKSEAQKASMELALQRGSFPAFKESRWYQEGFECMRNATLTTIAPTGSLSIIAGVTSSIEPIFAVSFIREILDRKLVDVNPLFEAEAKKKGFYDKKLMEKIAKEGSLNKIEGIPAKIKRLFVTAHEIDPIFHVKMQATFQKHVDNAVSKTVNLPRDAKPEDVEKVFKTAYKLGCKGITVYRYGSKKREVLRFPESIEYAGTCRDMTCPN
- a CDS encoding 2-amino-5-formylamino-6-ribosylaminopyrimidin-4 (3H)-one 5'-monophosphate deformylase, yielding MEPENIKLNYNSGNVLSATIHRIGILALGSHLENHGPALPIDTDAKISSYLALKASNRTGAKFLGIVYAATEHPYIRHGIHIKPRELVDKHLKPILECAKRSLQIQKVLIVNGHGGNMPIKKYLDKVAEEIGIKIKLNNRIIEIEGPHAGSGELSIGLVLGIADPKRLQECQNIEKYPEIGMIGFKEARERDKKIDEAARQLENEGISADPTLGRSLLEEALKSIIEDIKKLDESPPP